In one Lolium rigidum isolate FL_2022 chromosome 3, APGP_CSIRO_Lrig_0.1, whole genome shotgun sequence genomic region, the following are encoded:
- the LOC124695873 gene encoding eukaryotic peptide chain release factor GTP-binding subunit ERF3A-like → MFVISGEAGTWATAVVVLGGALAAADLIFRTTTSRHHHHREEGQVAAALRLSLMCSGIPMSATLLSSISSPAVALVFSFSLRFSDLLNLVAVKDVDVDTVLLLNSCNKTDVQFLPISGLCGANMKTRMDKSICSWWDGPCLFEVLDRIEVPLRDPRGPVRMPIIDKYKDMGTVVMGKLESGTIREGDSLLVMPNKSNVKVIGINLDEKKVRRAGPGENVRVKLSGIEEDDIMAGFVLSSIGYFHCWLQGSVTYPLCR, encoded by the exons ATgttcgtcatctccggcgaggcaGGGACATGGGCGACGGCCGTGGTTGTCCTCGGTGGCGCGCTGGCCGCGGCGGATCTCATCTTCCGCACCACTACCtcgcgccatcaccatcatcgggAAGAGGGACAGGTGGCCGCTGCACTCCGTCTCTCCCTCATGTGCTCAGGTATCCCTATGTCTGCCACCCTTCTCAGCTCAATCTCTTCTCCAGCCGTCGCACTTGTCTTCTCCTTCTCCCTGAGGTTTTCT GACCTGCTAAATTTAGTCGCAGTTAAAGATGTTGATGTTGATACTGTTTTGTTGCTTAACTCATGTAACAAGACAG ACGTCCAGTTCTTGCCAATATCTGGTCTTTGTGGAGCCAATATGAAGACCAGGATGGATAAAAGCATTTGTAGCTGGTGGGATGGTCCTTGCCTTTTTGAAGTTCTAGACCGTATCGAAGTTCCTTTGCGTGACCCCAGGGGTCCTGTAAG GATGCCAATAATTGATAAATATAAAGATATGGGCACTGTTGTAATGGGGAAATTAGAGTCTGGGACTATCAGGGAGGGTGACAGTTTGTTGGTTATGCCGAACAAG TCAAACGTGAAAGTCATTGGTATAAACTTGGATGAGAAGAAAGTACGGCGTGCTGGACCTGGTGAGAATGTTCGCGTAAAACTGTCTGGAATTGAAGAGGATGATATTATGGCTGGTTTTGTGCTTTCAAGCATTG GCTATTTTCACTGCTGGCTACAAGGCAGTGTTACATATCCACTCTGTCGTTGA